CACAACTCTCCGAGGAGTTCGACCTCCGGGCCCAGGAGGATGGGGTGATCAACACAGAAGAGTCCATAGAGACGTTGAGTGGTGGGTACCGGGTGACGTCTACGACCGAAGGCGACCATCCCGAGGGTGCTAAATTTGTAAGAAAAACGTCCTATACTGAAATCAAACTCCAGCAGCCCAAAGTGGAGGAAGGTATGTCATCGCCATCATCAACCCTTGCCTATTTTGAACTCAGATTATGTGTTATGCATCCTTGTCACGCATGATTATAAATAATCAGCTGAATGACAAAGAACATATGCATTGCCTCTAGCGAGTCGTCAGTGACTTAAAATAGCTGATGCATGTCACAAAGTCTGGGTATGTATCTGACTTTGAAAATGCATGGATAGTATAGTTCAGCATGTCTTGTAAATAGCCCATTAGCTCTACCAGGTACTTCTCAGAGAATAATATAATCACTGAGGGACATTAATTTCAGTGTGAAGGTGAGTACTTAATAGTGagatttaatcttttttttccaatgaGTTTTACTTTAAATTTGTTAAATCCCAGGTACGCATCATGATGATCTCAGCGATCATGAACTTCATGACACAGACAGAAAACAAAGAACAGACTATGACagaacagacacacatagacatgtTTCACAAAGGGTAACGAAAACTTCAGTGACACAGAAACGGTCATCTGTGACAAGCACAAGAATTGACGAGTTCTCAAAGACACCCCGGCCATCTGAAGGTAAACCAGAGAAGCCAAAGGATACAGAACCTGGAAAGAGAAAACCTGTGACAAAACCGGGGGATGACGAGGcaccagaaaaaagaaaactaagtCCAGAAACGAGAAGGAAAAGTCCACTCAAGTCAAGTGATGAAccagagaaaataaaaaggattCCAGGCAGAAAAGTTGGCGATGAACCAGACGACACAAAGAGGAAGCCAAGCAGGCCAGGTGAACCAGAAAACACAAAGAcaaagccaggcaggccaggcgaagaagaaccagagaccatcagaaggaggccaggcaggccaggtgatgaagaaccagagaccatcagaaggaagccaggcaggccaggtgatgaagAACCAGAcaccatcagaaggaagccaggcaggccaggagatgaagaaccagagaccatcagaaggaggccaggcaggccaggtgatgaagAACCAGAGACaatcagaaggaagccaggcaggccaggtgaggaAGAACCAGAGACTATCAGAAGGaggccaggcaggccaggtgatgagGAACCAGAGACaatcagaaggaagccaggcaggccaggtgaggaagaaccagagactatcagaaggaagccaggcaggccaggtgatgagGAACCAGAaaccatcagaaggaagccaagcaagccaggtgatgatgaaccagagaccatgagaaggaagccaggcaggccaggagatgaagaaccagagaccatcagaaggaagccgGGCAGGCCAGGTGAAGAAGAACCAGAGACTATCAGAAGAAAGCCAGGCAAGCCAGGAGAtgaagaaccagagaccatcagaaggaagccgAGCAGGCCAGGAGATGAAGAACCAGAGGCTATTAGAAGGAAGCCAGGCAAGCCAGGTGAtgaagaaccagagaccatcagaaggaagccaggcagaCCTGGTGATGAAGAACCAGAGACaatcagaaggaagccaggcaggccaggtgatgatgaaccagagaccatcagaaggaagagTCCTagcaggccaggtgaggatgaaccagagaccatcagaaggaagagTCCTAGTAGACCAggtgatgaaccagagaccatcagaagaaAGCCAGGCAAACCAGGTGAGGAAGAACCAGAGAgcatcagaaggaagccaggtaggccaggtgatgatgaaccagagaccatcagaaggaagccaggcagaccaggagatgaagaaccagagaccatcagaaggaagccaggcaggccaggagatGAAGAACCAGAGACTATTAGAAGGAAACCAGGCAAGCCAGGTGAtgaagaaccagagaccatcagaaggaagccaggcagaCCTGGTGATGAAGAACCAGAGACaatcagaaggaagccaggcaggccaggtgatgatgaaccagagaccatcagaaggaagagTCCTagcaggccaggtgaggatgaaccagagaccatcagaaggaagagTCCTAGCAGGCCAGGTGAgcaagaaccagagaccatcagaaggaagccaggcaggccaggtgaggaagaaccagagaccatcagaaggaagccaggaAGGCCGGGTGAtgaagaaccagagaccatcaggaggaagccaggcaggccaggtgaggaagaaccagagaccatcagaaggaagccaaGCAGGCCAGGTGATGAAGAACCAGAGATCATCAGAAGGAAGAGTCCAAGCAGGCCAGGTGATGaggaaccagagaccatcagaaggaagagTCCAAGTAGACCAggtgatgaaccagagaccatcagaaggaagccaggcaggccaggtgaggaagaaccagagaccatcagaagaaAGCCaagcaggccaggtgatgatgaaccagagactatcagaaggaagccaggcaggccaggtgaggaagaaccagagaccattagaaggaagccaggcaggccaggtgatgaagaaccagagaccatcagacgaaagccaggcaggccaggtgatgaagAACCAGGGACCATCAGGAgaaagccaggcaggccaggtgatgatgaaccagagaccatcagaaggaagagtccaagcaggccaggtgatgatgaacctgAGACTGTCAGAAGGAAGAGTCCAAGTAGACCAggtgatgaaccagagaccatcagaaggaagccaggcagaCCAGATGAtgaagaaccagagaccatcagaaggaagccaggcaggccaggtgatgaagAACCAGAcaccatcagaaggaagccaggtaGGCCAGGTGATGAAGAACCAGAGACTATCAGAcggaagccaggcaggccaggtgatgaagagccagagaccatcagaaggaagagTCCAAGCAGACCAGGTGATGAGCCAGAaaccatcagaaggaagccaggcaggccaggtgatgaagAACCAGAAACCATtagaaggaagccaggcaggccaggtgatgaagAACCTGAcaccatcagaaggaagccaggcaggccaggcgatgaagaaccagagaccatcagaaggaagagTCCAAGCAGACCAGGTGATGAGCCAGAACCAATTAAaaggaagccaggcaggccaggtgatgaagAACCAGAaaccatcagaaggaagccaggcaggccaggtgatgaagaaccagagaccatcagaaggaagccaggtaggccaggtgatgatgaactaGAGATCATaagaaggaagccaggcaggccaggtgatgatgaggaagaaccCTTAAAGAAGAGACCAGATCATTCAAGTGATGATGAACCAGAAACTGTTGTGAGAGAAGATAttgatggaaatgaaattatTGACATTACGAGAAAGGTCTCTAATGAATCATACAGAACCAGTACCACCAGATATACTTCAATCAGTACCATAAAACTGAAAGCGGAAGAATCTTTGACGGAGAGCCGTTCGACCAGTGTCGACTTAAAAACAACAAGGATTCGTCCAGATCGAGAGGAAGACGTCGAACCAGAGGTTTCAAAAGGAAGACCAAGCAAACCCACGAAAAAGACACCACTGAAACCAGATGAAccggagggaacaaagaaggcCCCTATCAAGAGGGATGACCCCACTCCAAAGACAAGAAGTAAGAGTCCTGACaaaccagaattaagaaagaagAGTCCCAGTAGACCAggtgatgaaccagagaccatcagaaggaagagTCCAAACAGACCAGGttatgaaccagagaccatcagaaagAAGAGTCCAAGTAGACCGggtgatgaaccagagaccatcagaaagAAGAGTCCAAGTAGACCAGGTGATGagccagagaccatcagaaggaagccaaGCAGGCCAGGTGAGGAACCAGAAACTATCAGAAGGAAGAGTCCAAGTAGACcagatgaaccagagaccatcagaaagAAGCCAGGCaagccaggtgatgatgaaccagagtccatcagaaggaagccaagcaggccaggtgatgatgaaccagagaccatcagaaggaagagTCCAAGTAGACCAGGTGATGAACCAGAAACCATCAGAAGGAAGAGTCCAAGTAGACCAGGtaatgaaccagagaccatcagaaagAAGAGTCCAAGCAGACCAGGTTATGAACCAGAGACCATTAGAAGGAAGAGTCCAAGTAGACCAGgagatgaaccagagaccatcagaaagAAGAGCCCAAGTAGACCAGGTGATGagccagagaccatcagaaggaagccaaGCAGGCCAGGTGAGGAACCAGAAACAATCAGAAGGAAGAGTCCAAGTAGACctgatgaaccagagaccatcagaaggaagccaagcaggccaggtgatgatgaaacagagaccatcagaaggaagagTCCAAGTAGACCAGGTGATGAACCAGAGgccatcagaaggaagccaggcaggccaggtgatgatgaaccgGAGACCATTAGAAGGAAGCCgggcaggccaggtgatgatgaaccagagacgatcagaaggaagccaggtaggccagatgatgatgaaccagagaccatcaggaGGAAGCCAAGCAGGCCagatgatgatgaaccagagagCATCAGAAGGAAACCAGGTAGGCCAGATGATGATGAACCGGAGACCATCAGAAAGAAGCCAGGTAGGCCAGAGGATGAAGAACCAGAGtccatcagaaggaagccaggcagaCCAGGTGATGATGAGCCAGAaaccatcagaaggaagccaggcaggccaggtgatgaagaaccagagaccatcagaagaaAGCCAGGCAGGCCGGGTGAtgaagaaccagagaccatcagaaggaagccaggcaagccaggtgatgatgaaccagaggcCATCAGAAAGAaaccaggcaggccaggtgaggatgaacCAGAAACCATAAGAAGAAAGAGTCCAAGCAGACCAggtgatgaaccagagaccatcagaaagAAGCCAGGGAGGCCAGGTGAtgaagaaccagagaccatcagaaggaagagTCCAAGTAGACCAggtgatgaaccagagaccatcagaaagaagccaggcaggccaggtgatgaagaaccagagaccatcagaaggaagagTCCAAGTAGACCAggtgatgaaccagagaccatcagaaggaagccaagcaggccaggtgatgatgaaccagagaccattaGAAGGAAGAGTCCAAGTAGACCAggtgatgaaccagagaccattaGAAGGAAGAGTCCAAGTAGACCAGGTGATGAACCAGAGgccatcagaaggaagccaggcaggccaggcgATGAAGagccagagaccatcagaaggaagccaggcaggccaggcgATGAAGAACCtgagaccatcagaaggaagccaggcaggccaggcgatgaagaaccagagaccatcagaaggaagccaggcaggccaggtgatgatgaaccagagaccatcagaaggaagccaagcaggccaggtgatgatgaaccagagaccatcagaaggaagccaggcaggccaggtgatgatgaaccagagggaagaaggaagagtccaAGTAGACCAGGTGATGAACCAGATTATCTTGTCAGAACTACAACAGATGATACTGAAAGGTATGATATCACCGAATCTGTGAGGGAATCATACCAGACCAGTGTTACCAGACACTCAACAGTCAGTAAAGTAACGGCAAGAACCGAAGAAATGTTGACAACTCACTTCACTGATGAGGAAATAAATCTTGTAAAGCGACGAACATATGAAGTAGACAagccacatgatgatgatgatgatgaaccagagaccatcagaaggaagccaggcaggccaggtgatgatgatgaaccagagaccatcagaaggaagagTCCAAGTAGACCAggtgatgaaccagagaccatcagaaggaagccaggcaggccaggtgatgatgaaccagagaccatcagaaggaagccaggcaggccaggtgatgatgaaccagagaccatcagaaggaagccaggcaggccaggtgatgatgaaccagagaccatcagaaggaagccaggcaggccaggtgatgatgaaccagagaccatcagaaggaagccaggcaggccaggtgatgatgaaccagagaccatcagaaggaagagTCCAAGCAGGCCAGGcgatgatgaaccagagaccatcagaaggaagccaggcaggccaggtgatgatgaaccagagaccatcagaaggaagccaggcaggccaggtgatgatgaaccagagactctcagaaggaagccaggcaggccaggtgaggaagaaccagagaccatcagaaggaagagTCCAAGTAGACCAggtgatgaaccagagaccaccAGAAgaaagccaggcaggccaggtgaggaAGAACCAGAGATCATCAGAAGGAAGAGTCCAAGTAGACCAGGTGATGAACCAGaagaccatcagaaggaagccaggcaggccaggtgaggaagaaccagagaccatcagaaggaagagTCCAAGTAGACCAGGttatgaaccagagaccatcagaaggaagccaggcaggccaggtgaggatgaaccagagaccatcagaaggaagccaggtaggccagatgatgatgaaccagagaccatcagaaggaaaCCAGGCAAGCCAGGagatgatgaaccagagaccatcagaaggaagccaggtaggccaggtgaggaagaaccagagaccatcagaaggaagagtccaagcaggccaggtgatgatgaaccagagaccatcagaaggaaaccaggcaggccaggtgatgatgaaccagagaccatcagaaggaagccaagcaggccaggtgatgatgaaccagagaccatcagaaggaagccaagcaggccaggtgatgatgaaccagagaccatcagaaagAAGAGTCCAAGTAGACCAGGTGATGAACCAGACACCATCAGGAgaaagccaggcaggccaggtgaggaAGAACCAGAGACTATCAGAAGGAAGAGTCCAAGTAGACCAggtgatgaaccagagaccataagaAGGAAGAGTCCAAGTAGGCCAggtgatgaaccagagaccatcagaaggaagccaggcaggccGGGTGAAGAGGAGCCAGAGACCATTGgaaggaagccaggcaggccaggtgatgaagaaccagaaggaagaaggaagagtccaAGTAGACCAGGTGATGATGAGCCAGAGACAATCAGAAGGAAGAGTCCTAGTAGACCAGGTGATGAACCGGAAACCATCAGAAGGAAGAGTCCAAGTAGACCAGGAGATGagccagagaccatcagaaggacAAGTCCAAGTAGACCAGgagatgaaccagagaccatcagaaggaagccaggcagaccaggtgaggaagaaccagaaactatcagaaggaagccaggcaggccaggagatgatgaaccagagaccatcagaaggaagccaggcaggccaggtgatgatgaaccagagaccatcagaaggaagccaggcaggccaggtgatgatgaaccagagaccatcagaaggaagccaggcaggccaggtgatgatgaaccagagaccatcagaaggaagccaggaagaccaggtgatgatgaaccagagaccatcagaaggaagccaggcaggccaggtgatgatgaaccagagaccatcagaaggaagccaggcaggccaggtgatgatgaaccagagaccatcagaaggaagccaggcaggccaggtgatgagAAACCGGAGACCATAACGAGGAAACCGAGGTTGGGCAAGCCAGTTGATGATGAACCCGAGACAACAACGAGGAAGCCTGGAAGACTTGGTTATGATCAACCGGAAACAACAAAGAAAAGGCCAGGTAAACCAGGCGATATGAAGCCAGAGATCACGACCAAGCGGCCACTTCAGGACCAAAAGGCACCCAAAAAGAAACCAGAACCCGGTGAACAGCCAGATAGAACAAGGAGGAGACCTGGTcggccaggtgatgatgagccAGAGACCACAAAGAGGAgaccaggcaggccaggtgatgataagCCAGAGACCACAAAGAGGAgaccaggcaggccaggtgatgatgaaccagagaccataaagaggagaccaggcaggccaggtgatgatgaaccagagaccataaagaggagaccaggcaggccaggtgatgatgagccAGAGACCACAAAGAGGAgaccaggcaggccaggtgatgatgaaccagagaccacaAAGAGGAgaccaggcaggccaggtgatgatgaaccagagaccataaagaggagaccaggcaggccaggtgatgatgaaccagagaccacaAAGAGGAgaccaggcaggccaggtgatgatgaaccagagaccataaagaggagaccaggcaggccaggtgatgatgaacctgAGACCACAAAGAGGAgaccaggcaggccaggtgatgacGAGCCAGAGACCACAAAGAGGAgaccaggcaggccaggtgatgatgaaccagagaccataaagAGGAGACCAGGCaagccaggtgatgatgaaccagagaccataaagAGGAGACCAGGGgagccaggtgatgatgaaccagagaccataaagAGGAGACCAGGGgagccaggtgatgatgaaccagagaccataaagAGGAGACCAGGCaagccaggtgatgatgaaccagagaccataaagAGGAGACCAGGGGAGCCAGGTGATGACGAACCAGAGATAACAGACACCACCGGCAAACTCATAGAGTACACAGATGTGGATGATGTGACACGTACCTACATAGACTCAGAGATGCTGAACACATACCATGAAACCCACACGACCAGTATGACTATGGAAGTGTCCCGAAGCGTCAGAAGTTCGACGGTCAAAGAATCCGTCCACGAAGAGACGTATTATTACGAAAGTGGGGAATATACGAGTGAGACAGAGGAGGAGACCGAGTCTAGCGATACAGAGATGAGCGACAAGGAGAAGAAATCCCCAAAGAGAAGGGTAAGGAAAGTGATCCCAGGAGAACTTGTGGGGAAAGTGATCAAAGAGAAACCTACCAGGGGTAAAGAACCAGAGAAGAAAACCATCAGGAAGGTGCACAGGCCCGAGCCAGAGGACACGACCAACGCAAGGGTTAGAGACCAGCCATCCCCAATAAAGAGACCAGGGAGGCTGGACAAAGAGCCAGAAAACAGAGACAAGAAACCAACCGATCGAGTTAAAAGAAGAGAACCAGGAAGGATCAATGATACTGAACCAATCAGGACAGCGAAGAAACCGAGTAGGCCTGGTTTCCACGAGCCGGAAACCACAAGGAAGACCCCATCTAGAAGCCAGGCAAGCCAGGCGATGATGAACCAGAGGGACGAAGGAAGAGTCCAAGCAGACCAGTGATGAACCAGAcaccatcagaaggaagccaggcaggccaggtgatgatgaaccagaaACCATCATAAGGAAGCCAGGTAAGCCAGGCGATGATGAACCAGAGGGACGAAGGAAGAGTCC
This window of the Panulirus ornatus isolate Po-2019 chromosome 10, ASM3632096v1, whole genome shotgun sequence genome carries:
- the LOC139750641 gene encoding uncharacterized protein, whose protein sequence is MTSSKLVMNAMAATHTTVTRKEPKKPEPSDAGEEPTLTDEEEPDTVLPLKKERSPSPMTKDGSPVPRSKEASPAPRSKEGSPAPFTKEGSPSRFVTGKPVDSGINTNKIRRIERTGSNKKLLEDLEVSRENLPQYLLSIETIFDVTLLENMLEKAETYEERRIIRGQMRLAKRPGSRTTTPATSSPGKAPTRPSTTTQPKRPTEPKATRPEASEEPRLAGTTRKPLSRSEEPRTRPTTEEPDVDDVAPADEVTPTTKPSRKPSRDSYKEPDREPSAEPVESEEPERPKQPEEPRRFDRSVKPEEPRRYGRFSKPEEPKKTEPVSRTPDARKPERTQPQPTKTAAPSDEPYAEPLRYQKGQSRTPSKPPTEQTDVDKIVSAYGVGPTDENGVPLFGLRALKRRSPPSTCESTPRGDQPDTTGTSEEPKPHEDPHPSTRPEEPKEEEFEPKDSSGRPLFGLRALRKSTTDTTTVTTTESAQERVKSSVLATRETASVVESSRLVSNITKRPTHTTEVISTESPRDSESPEPVDPQEPESEEEAESIEHYSSEEETSPGLVRTLRDSMKKKKDTPEDLEPSTRPLTRPSGQSPDPSSRTPEDEVITRRSQPLKEILKLHESKVQEPSPEGSPRLKPKQRLRENFETLSEKQDTRVHKTWDLETDLSTRSLDMKNIIAHHETITTEETPKPEKKLTGILKKTSSSNILTTDIRSTVTSEKTIDSETKEDEPVKEHVNDADDILDTLTEDQITQLSEEFDLRAQEDGVINTEESIETLSGGYRVTSTTEGDHPEGAKFVRKTSYTEIKLQQPKVEEGTHHDDLSDHELHDTDRKQRTDYDRTDTHRHVSQRVTKTSVTQKRSSVTSTRIDEFSKTPRPSEGKPEKPKDTEPGKRKPVTKPGDDEAPEKRKLSPETRRKSPLKSSDEPEKIKRIPGRKVGDEPDDTKRKPSRPGEPENTKTKPGRPGEEEPETIRRRPGRPGDEEPETIRRKPGRPGDEEPDTIRRKPGRPGDEEPETIRRRPGRPGDEEPETIRRKPGRPGEEEPETIRRRPGRPGDEEPETIRRKPGRPGEEEPETIRRKPGRPGDEEPETIRRKPSKPGDDEPETMRRKPGRPGDEEPETIRRKPGRPGEEEPETIRRKPGKPGDEEPETIRRKPSRPGDEEPEAIRRKPGKPGDEEPETIRRKPGRPGDEEPETIRRKPGRPGDDEPETIRRKSPSRPGEDEPETIRRKSPSRPGDEPETIRRKPGKPGEEEPESIRRKPGRPGDDEPETIRRKPGRPGDEEPETIRRKPGRPGDEEPETIRRKPGKPGDEEPETIRRKPGRPGDEEPETIRRKPGRPGDDEPETIRRKSPSRPGEDEPETIRRKSPSRPGEQEPETIRRKPGRPGEEEPETIRRKPGRPGDEEPETIRRKPGRPGEEEPETIRRKPSRPGDEEPEIIRRKSPSRPGDEEPETIRRKSPSRPGDEPETIRRKPGRPGEEEPETIRRKPSRPGDDEPETIRRKPGRPGEEEPETIRRKPGRPGDEEPETIRRKPGRPGDEEPGTIRRKPGRPGDDEPETIRRKSPSRPGDDEPETVRRKSPSRPGDEPETIRRKPGRPDDEEPETIRRKPGRPGDEEPDTIRRKPGRPGDEEPETIRRKPGRPGDEEPETIRRKSPSRPGDEPETIRRKPGRPGDEEPETIRRKPGRPGDEEPDTIRRKPGRPGDEEPETIRRKSPSRPGDEPEPIKRKPGRPGDEEPETIRRKPGRPGDEEPETIRRKPGRPGDDELEIIRRKPGRPGDDEEEPLKKRPDHSSDDEPETVVREDIDGNEIIDITRKVSNESYRTSTTRYTSISTIKLKAEESLTESRSTSVDLKTTRIRPDREEDVEPEVSKGRPSKPTKKTPLKPDEPEGTKKAPIKRDDPTPKTRSKSPDKPELRKKSPSRPGDEPETIRRKSPNRPGYEPETIRKKSPSRPGDEPETIRKKSPSRPGDEPETIRRKPSRPGEEPETIRRKSPSRPDEPETIRKKPGKPGDDEPESIRRKPSRPGDDEPETIRRKSPSRPGDEPETIRRKSPSRPGNEPETIRKKSPSRPGYEPETIRRKSPSRPGDEPETIRKKSPSRPGDEPETIRRKPSRPGEEPETIRRKSPSRPDEPETIRRKPSRPGDDETETIRRKSPSRPGDEPEAIRRKPGRPGDDEPETIRRKPGRPGDDEPETIRRKPGRPDDDEPETIRRKPSRPDDDEPESIRRKPGRPDDDEPETIRKKPGRPEDEEPESIRRKPGRPGDDEPETIRRKPGRPGDEEPETIRRKPGRPGDEEPETIRRKPGKPGDDEPEAIRKKPGRPGEDEPETIRRKSPSRPGDEPETIRKKPGRPGDEEPETIRRKSPSRPGDEPETIRKKPGRPGDEEPETIRRKSPSRPGDEPETIRRKPSRPGDDEPETIRRKSPSRPGDEPETIRRKSPSRPGDEPEAIRRKPGRPGDEEPETIRRKPGRPGDEEPETIRRKPGRPGDEEPETIRRKPGRPGDDEPETIRRKPSRPGDDEPETIRRKPGRPGDDEPEGRRKSPSRPGDEPDYLVRTTTDDTERYDITESVRESYQTSVTRHSTVSKVTARTEEMLTTHFTDEEINLVKRRTYEVDKPHDDDDDEPETIRRKPGRPGDDDEPETIRRKSPSRPGDEPETIRRKPGRPGDDEPETIRRKPGRPGDDEPETIRRKPGRPGDDEPETIRRKPGRPGDDEPETIRRKPGRPGDDEPETIRRKSPSRPGDDEPETIRRKPGRPGEEEPETIRRKSPSRPGYEPETIRRKPGRPGEDEPETIRRKPGRPDDDEPETIRRKPGKPGDDEPETIRRKPGRPGEEEPETIRRKSPSRPGDDEPETIRRKPGRPGDDEPETIRRKPSRPGDDEPETIRRKPSRPGDDEPETIRKKSPSRPGDEPDTIRRKPGRPGEEEPETIRRKSPSRPGDEPETIRRKSPSRPGDEPETIRRKPGRPGEEEPETIGRKPGRPGDEEPEGRRKSPSRPGDDEPETIRRKSPSRPGDEPETIRRKSPSRPGDEPETIRRTSPSRPGDEPETIRRKPGRPGEEEPETIRRKPGRPGDDEPETIRRKPGRPGDDEPETIRRKPGRPGDDEPETIRRKPGRPGDDEPETIRRKPGRPGDDEPETIRRKPGRPGDDEPETIRRKPGRPGDDEPETIRRKPGRPGDEKPETITRKPRLGKPVDDEPETTTRKPGRLGYDQPETTKKRPGKPGDMKPEITTKRPLQDQKAPKKKPEPGEQPDRTRRRPGRPGDDEPETTKRRPGRPGDDKPETTKRRPGRPGDDEPETIKRRPGRPGDDEPETIKRRPGRPGDDEPETTKRRPGRPGDDEPETTKRRPGRPGDDEPETIKRRPGRPGDDEPETTKRRPGRPGDDEPETIKRRPGRPGDDEPETTKRRPGRPGDDEPETTKRRPGRPGDDEPETIKRRPGKPGDDEPETIKRRPGEPGDDEPETIKRRPGEPGDDEPETIKRRPGKPGDDEPETIKRRPGEPGDDEPEITDTTGKLIEYTDVDDVTRTYIDSEMLNTYHETHTTSMTMEVSRSVRSSTVKESVHEETYYYESGEYTSETEEETESSDTEMSDKEKKSPKRRVRKVIPGELVGKVIKEKPTRGKEPEKKTIRKVHRPEPEDTTNARVRDQPSPIKRPGRLDKEPENRDKKPTDRVKRREPGRINDTEPIRTAKKPSRPGFHEPETTRKTPSRSQASQAMMNQRDEGRVQADQ